One genomic window of Candidatus Trichorickettsia mobilis includes the following:
- a CDS encoding DNA-directed RNA polymerase subunit alpha — protein MLSINKNWVSLIKPAKLIYDSSSNNIAKIIVEPLERGFGLTIGNALRRILLSSLQGAAITSIKIPGVVHEFSAIPGVKEDLVDIALNLKSIAIRMHTSERKILRLNVTGPCVVTAGMIDTGHDVEVLAANHVICTLAKGALLEAEFTCETGKGYIPANRDKDLAIGVIPIDALFSPVRKVAYKVEDTRIGQVTDYDRLVMTVETNGVVTPEMAVALAARILQDQLQLFIMFEEEEEEKHDKLEELPFNPVLLKKVDELELSVRSQNCLKNDNIVYIGDLVIKTEAEMLKTQNFGRKSLNEIKEILSNFGLKFGMSVLGWPPENLEDLSKRYEEPY, from the coding sequence ATGTTATCAATTAATAAGAATTGGGTATCGTTAATAAAGCCAGCTAAGCTAATTTATGATAGTTCAAGTAATAATATAGCGAAAATTATAGTTGAACCATTGGAGCGAGGATTTGGGTTAACTATTGGTAATGCTTTACGTAGAATATTATTATCATCTTTACAAGGAGCGGCAATAACTTCAATAAAGATTCCTGGGGTGGTACATGAGTTTTCTGCAATACCAGGAGTAAAAGAAGATTTAGTAGACATAGCATTGAATCTAAAATCTATTGCTATCAGAATGCATACTTCTGAGCGAAAAATATTAAGACTTAATGTTACGGGACCATGTGTGGTTACTGCTGGTATGATTGATACGGGGCATGATGTTGAAGTGCTAGCTGCTAATCATGTTATTTGTACTCTGGCAAAAGGAGCGCTATTGGAAGCGGAATTTACATGTGAAACTGGTAAAGGGTATATCCCAGCTAATAGAGATAAAGATTTAGCGATAGGGGTGATACCTATAGATGCACTATTTAGTCCTGTAAGAAAAGTAGCATATAAAGTTGAAGATACACGTATAGGTCAAGTTACTGATTATGATAGATTAGTGATGACAGTTGAGACTAATGGCGTTGTAACACCTGAAATGGCAGTTGCTTTAGCAGCGAGAATATTGCAAGATCAGCTGCAGTTATTTATTATGTTTGAGGAAGAGGAAGAAGAGAAACATGATAAATTAGAGGAATTACCATTTAATCCAGTATTATTGAAAAAAGTTGATGAATTAGAGCTATCTGTAAGGTCTCAAAATTGTCTTAAGAATGATAATATAGTATATATTGGCGATCTTGTAATTAAAACTGAAGCTGAGATGCTAAAAACACAAAATTTTGGCCGTAAATCTTTAAATGAAATAAAAGAAATATTATCTAATTTTGGTTTGAAGTTTGGCATGTCAGTATTAGGGTGGCCGCCAGAAAACCTTGAAGATTTATCAAAGCGTTATGAGGAGCCATATTAA
- the rpsT gene encoding 30S ribosomal protein S20 → MANHSSAKKALRQTIKKTLINKSRISRIRTYIKKVSQAIAAGSQQEARDALIIAQSEVMRGVTKRVLKLNTASRKISRLAQKLKNMS, encoded by the coding sequence ATGGCAAATCATTCTTCGGCAAAAAAAGCATTGAGACAAACAATTAAAAAAACTTTAATTAATAAAAGTAGAATTAGTCGTATCAGGACTTATATTAAAAAAGTATCTCAAGCAATTGCTGCTGGATCTCAGCAAGAAGCAAGGGATGCTTTAATAATTGCGCAGTCTGAAGTTATGAGGGGGGTTACAAAAAGAGTGCTTAAACTAAATACAGCTTCTAGGAAAATTAGCAGACTTGCTCAAAAACTAAAGAACATGTCTTAA
- the rplQ gene encoding 50S ribosomal protein L17, translating to MYHKIKGRKLNRTSSHRQAMLANMAVALVMNEQIKTTLPKAKELRPYVEKLVTNAKKSDLAARRKIIAKIKDKVAAEKLIGVLGKRYNARPGGYIRIIKAGFRYGDMAPVAYIEFVDRDISAKGNVPNAVNQESSGLEI from the coding sequence ATGTATCATAAAATCAAAGGTAGAAAATTAAACAGGACAAGTAGTCATAGGCAGGCTATGCTGGCAAATATGGCTGTTGCACTTGTAATGAATGAGCAAATAAAAACAACTTTGCCAAAAGCAAAAGAATTGCGCCCTTATGTTGAAAAATTAGTTACAAATGCAAAAAAATCTGATTTAGCGGCTAGGAGAAAAATTATTGCAAAAATAAAGGACAAAGTCGCAGCAGAAAAATTAATTGGGGTATTAGGTAAAAGATATAATGCTCGTCCCGGGGGATATATAAGAATAATTAAGGCAGGCTTTAGGTATGGAGATATGGCTCCTGTGGCTTATATAGAATTTGTTGACCGAGACATCAGCGCTAAGGGGAACGTGCCTAACGCTGTTAATCAAGAATCATCGGGATTAGAAATATAA